The following DNA comes from Limnobacter sp. SAORIC-580.
GTCACCTGGCAAAAAGCCAAGGCGTTCGCCAGCTTCCACAGCGGGGCGAGTCAAAATAATGCGTTTCACGCTGTCGCGTTCCAGTGCATCCACTGCGCAAGCCACGGCCAGGTAGGTTTTGCCGGTACCTGCCGGGCCAATACCAAAGGTCAGGTCGTGCTCCAGCACTGCTTTCAAATAGTCTTTCTGGCGTTCAGTGCGGGGTTGCAAATCGCCTTTTTTGGTGCGCAACACCACAGGTTCTTCGGCGCCAGCGATCACCGGAATTTCTTTTTTCGGGCTGGCCACGGTGCTGGTGTTTTTCAGTTCAACCAAGGCCAGTTGAATTTCGTCGGCAGTAACCGGCTTGTCGCTTTTCTCAAAAAAATGATTGATCAGGATAAAAGCCTGCTTTGCATTTTCCTTGTCGCCCACCACATTCAAGGTGCCGTTGCGTCGCGCAATTTTTACATTCAATGCGGCTTCAATTTGCCGAAGGTTGGCATCCACAGGGCCACACAGGTTGGCCAGCTTGTGGTTGTCATCTTCAGGGGCGTGCCATTCACTGCCTTTTGCTTTCATGGGGTGCTTCTAGAAAAGTTGACTTTGTATTTTAAGCATTCAATCTTCCATTTGCCGGTGGCGAGGCTGGAAACTGACACGCATCAAGGTGCCGGGCCTGTCGGGGTGGCTGGATTTCGGATTGTCATGAATGGTGACGTTGGCGTCGTGTTGGTGTGCAGTTTCCTGCACAATGGCCAGCCCCAGGCCTGAGCCGTCTTCGCTGGTGCCCAGCACGCGGTAAAAACGGTCGAACACCAGGTTGCGTTCGCTTTCCGGAATGCCAGGGCCGTCGTCCTCCACTTCCAGCACAATGGCTTCGCGTTGGGGGCTGTCGTCCACCCGCACGGTCACGCAACCTTCTTCGGGCGTGTAGCGTAGGGCATTTTCCACCAGGTTTTTCATCATTTCGGTCAGCATCAGGGTTTGACCGTTCACATACACCGGGTGATCGGGCACTTCTACGCCCAGGTCGATGCGCTTGTTCATGGCCTCGGGTACAAAGTCCCTGGTCACCGTGCGTGCAATGTGGGTTAAATCCAGCTTTTCAAACTGCAGCACTGAAGGCGCCTCGGTGCGTGCCAGTGCCAGCAACTGGTTCACCAGGCGGGTGGATCGTTCGGTACCCACCTTCAGGCGGCGCAGGCTGCGTAGTTTGGCAGCCTCGTCGGTTTCATCGCTCAGCAATTCAACTTGCATGCGCAAGCCAGCCAAAGGCGTTTTAAGTTGGTGGGCAGCGTCGGCCACAAAGCGTTTTTGGGTGTCGATGGTTTGTTCAAGCCTTTCCAACTGCTCGTTCAGTGCGGTAATGACGGGCAACAATTCCTCGGGCGTGTCTTTGGTTTGCAGGGCACTGAGGTCGTCGGGTTTGCGGGTGCGAATAATGTCCAGCAAACTGTTCAGGGGCGCAATGCCACGCGACAGGCCAAACCAAACCAGCAATACAGCTAGAGGCAGAATAACGAACTGGGGCAAAATCACGCCCTTGATGATTTCATTGGCCAATCCATCGCGCTTGCCGAGTGTTTCAGCAATTTGAATCAGCATGAACCGGTTTTCGCCCACGGTGGGTAGTTCAATCCACAGGTGGCCTGCGCGAAAGTCTTCGCCATTGACCACAATGTCCCGAAAGTTCACCACGCCAATTTGGCGAGCCTCGCGTTGCGGAATGGGCAGGGTGCGTTCGTCGCCCAATAAAAATTCACCACCTTTGCCAAGCACTTGAATGCGCAGTTGGTCGGTGCCATCGGCCAGTAAAATTTCCAGTGCTTCTTTGGGAATGGCAAACTGGTTACTCGGCGCCTGTGCCGCGACCTCTTGGGCCAGCGCAGTGATTTTGTCGTCAAGAATATGGTCGAAGGGATCGTTGGCAATTGACTTGGCGACCAGGTAGGTCACACCAATACTCATGGGCCACAAAATGAGCAGTGGCGCCAGCATCCAGTCGAGAATTTCGCCAAACAGCGAGCGGCGTTGTTGTTGCCCCGAGGCCAGTGGATTGCGTTTGTACCAAGCCAATCAGGCACCCGCCTTATGTGTTGGCGTTGGCATTGGCATCGGGTGTGGCTTCTTTCTCGACAAATTTTTCAAGGCAATAACCCAGGCCACGCACCGTGGCAATTCGAACACCGTTGACTTCAATTTTTTTCCGCAGGCGGTGAATGTAAACTTCAATCGCGTTGTTGCTCACCTCTTCGCCCCATTCGCACAGGTGGTCTACAAATTGTTCTTTGCTGACCAAGCGGCCCACGCGTTGAAGCAGTACCTCCAGCAAACCCACTTCACGGGCTGAAAGGTCGAGCATGTCGTCGTTGATGTAGGCAATGCGCCCCACCTGGTCGAAGGTGAGTGGTCCGTGTTTCCAGATGCTGGCCCCACCACCTGTGCCACGTCGCGCCAATGCGCGCACCCGGGCCTCGAGTTCTTTCAGGTCGAAAGGCTTGGCCATGTAATCGTCAGCACCGGCGTCCAGGCCTTGTACGCGTTGTTCAACGCTGTCGGCTGCAGTCAGGATTAGCACGGGCATGTTGTTGCCGCGTGCGCGCAGGCGGCGCAGCACTTCAAGCCCGCTCATTTTTGGCAGGCCCAAATCGAGTATCAAAATGTCGTAGTTCATGGTGGTCAGCGCGGTGTCGGCGTCGCTGCCTTTGAACATGCAGTCCACGGCGTAGCCGGCCTGTCGCAACGACTGCGACAAACCTTCAGACAACAAGCTGTCGTCTTCGGCCAGAAGTATTTTCATCCCTGTCTCCTCAGTGCAGGCCGGCCGGTGTGGCTCTTTTTACCTGAACATGAATATGTGTATTGCTTTGATTCTAGCCTGAAAGTGCCGTGGCTTTCGCGGCTCGAATTGCGTCACGGGTGTTTCGCGCTTCAAGTGCGGCAGCGCTTGCAAAACTGGTTGTGCCGTTGGCGTACAAAATGGCACGTGATGAATTGATCAACAAGCCCCAGCCTTGGCTGCACAGGCCATTTTTTACCGTGTTCAGCAAGTCGCCGCCTTGTGCGCCAATGCCAGGTACCAGCAGGGGCGAATCGCCCACCAGTGCGCGCACTGTTTTAATTTCTTCCGGGTAGGTTGCACCCACCACCAGACCCACTTGCTGGTGCGGGTTCCAGGCCGTGGTGGCCAGTTTGGCGACTGTTTGGTACAACGGTTCGCTTTTTTCGGTGTTTAAAAATTGCAGGTCGTTGCCTCCTGGGTTGGAGGTGCGGCACAGCAGAAAAAGCCCCCGGTCAGAATAGGCATGGTAGGGCTCAACGGAATCGCTGCCCATGTAGGGGCTTAGTGTTACGCTGTCGGCCTTGTAACGCTCGAACGCTTCAATGGCGTATTGCTTGGCGGTGGCGCCAATGTCGCCGCGTTTTGCATCCAGAATGGTGGTGGCATGTGGCGCAATTTCATTGGCATACGCCAGAATGTTTTCCAGCGCGGCCTCGGCCCGGTTGGCTGCAAAGTAGGCAATTTGCGGTTTGAATGCGCAGGCAAACTCGGCAGTGGCTTTCACAATTTCGATGCAAAAGCGTTCAATTTCTGCGGGGCTTGTGCCATAGCCTTCGGGCATGCGGGAAATGTCGGGGTCCAGGCCCACGCACAACATGGAGTTGCTGTGTTGCCAACTGTGCGCAAGGCGTTTCGGGAACGATGAAAATTGCGAAAAACGATTGCTGGCCATTGCATGCGAGAACAGTTGGAAGGTGTCGCTATTGTACAGGATCAGGGCAAGCCCCTAGGGGCAAGAGTGGGCCAATGCACTACACTGGGGCACTTTACTGAATGATCGTTCACTTACGTGCCAGCTGCAAAATTATCCCTGCCTCAAATCCAGTTACTCCTTGGCATTACCGCCATTTGGGGTTTGAACTGGCCTGTCATGAAATACGCGGTAACGCAGTACCCACCTTTGCATTTCCGCACCCTTTGCATGGTGTTTGGCATGGTGGCCATGTGGTTTGTGGCTCGGCAAATGAAGGTGTCGCTCAAGGTTCCCCGCGAAATGTGGGGCAGGCTTGCTTTGCTTTGCATTCCGAACATGATTGGTTGGCACCTGTTTTGTATTCTGGCTGTGAAGGAACTGAGCTCGGGCCGCGCGGCTATTTTGGGCTACACCATGCCAGTGTGGGCGGTGTTGTCGGGCCTTGCGTTTGCGCACCCGGTGGGGCGTCGTGGCTGGATCGGTTTAAGCCTTGCCATGATTGCCGCCATGCTGCTGCTCTCCTCTGAGTTTGCTGCCATTGCAGGCAGCCCATTGGGCGTTGTGCTAATGCTGGTAGCCGCCGCCTGCTGGGGGTTTGGCACTACGCTGATTCGGCATTACCCCACTGGTTTGCATGCCCTCACCTTCACCCATGCCATAATGCCGCCAACCATTGTGGCCATGGGTTTGGCTGGTTTTTGGTTTGAGGGAGCCGATGTGGGTGCGCCGCAGGGTTGGTCGCAGTGGTGGCCAATTTTTTACAACGCTTTTGGTGTGTTCGCATTCTGCCAGGTTGCATGGTTTAGCCTGGCCAAATCGTTGCCACCCATTGTGTCGAGTTTGTCCATCATGATTATTCCGGTGGTGGGTGTGATGGCAGGGAGTTTATTCCTGGGCGAGGTGCCGCATTGGCCTGACTTTGCTGCATTGGTTTTGATTCTTGGTGCGATGGCTGTGATCTTGGTGCCAGGGCGGAAGAAGGCGGTAGTTGGCTGAAGCGCGGGTTACTTGTGATCTGAACTTGAAGGGTCACCGCTGCCCGAAAACTTGGCATTTCGGCTTGTCAGCTTGAGCCTGCACTAAGCCAAGCCCTCCAAAAGTAACGGTCGGGTCTTGGCTTTCGCGCCATGGCGCGATCGTTGGTCTCTGCGCGCCAAGCCGGCAAGTTTTCTGACTGGTCATCGTGCGACCCATTGCAAGTTCAGCTCCCAGCCACTCCCGTGCAGCGCCTCTCCACCTCCGAGCGACTCATGGCTGTGTTCAGAGGCCAATCGACACCGGCGAATCTGTACCACTTCGCAGTTCACGTATGGACATGCTGCCCAATCGGCGGCGGTGTTTCGATCGCCTCGCCTTCAAGAAAACCTGCCCTTGCGTGCCGAGCAGGGCCGGTGTTGCCCAGCATGGGCGACAGAGAACGGACCCGACCCGTTGTTTAGGAGGGTCGTTCTCAGGCATCGCAAGGCTCAGCAAGGGATAAACAGGTTTTCTGGCGAGAGATCGGAACCCAAGCCGATCGGGCAGTTAACAGGCAGACAAGAGATCGGAACCCAAGCCGAGTGGGCTGATGAAGAATCTGATAAGCAAAGAAGTTTTTCTTCGTTCACAGCGCAAAGCCCGATCCCTAAGATGTGTCCACATCAAGAACACTCTGAAGGATTACACAATGAATTTTGCCACTCTGATCAAAAAAACCTTGGGGCTGACTGCGGCCCTGGCGATCTCCTCCACCGCATGGGCCAAGGTTGAATTGCTTAACGTGTCCTATGACCCAACTCGCGAGTTGTACCAGGAGTTCAATCCGGCATTTGCCAAATACTGGAAAGAAAAAACCGGTGAAACCGTGACCATTAAGCAAAGCCACGGTGGTGCAGGCAAGCAGGCCCGCGCAGTAATCGATGGTTTGGAAGCAGATGTGGTCACGCTGGCCTTGGCCTACGACATTGATGCGATTGCCGAAAAAACAGGCAAGATTCCAGCGGACTGGCAAAAAAAGCTGTCCAACAACAGTTCGCCCTACACCTCAACCATTGTGTTCTTGGTTCGCAAAGGCAACCCCAAGAACATCAAGGATTGGGATGATCTGGTCAAGCCAGGTATTCAAGTGATTACGCCCAACCCGAAAACATCCGGTGGTGCACGTTGGAACTACCTGGCTGCTTGGGGCTATGCCTTGAAAAAGTCGGGCGGTACTGAAGCCAAAGCTAAAGACTTCGTAACCACTCTGTACAAGAACGTACCGGTACTGGATTCCGGTGCTCGGGGTTCAACCAATACATTTGTTCAACGAAACATCGGTGATGTATTTATTTCCTGGGAAAACGAGGCATTTCTGGCCATCAATGAATTGGGCAAGGACAAGTTTGAGATCATCGTTCCCTCGGTATCCATTTTGGCCGAACCACCCGTGGCTCTCGTGAAAGGGAATGCCGACAGAAAAGGCACAACAGTGGTTGCGCAGGCCTACCTTGATTATCTGTACTCTCCCGTTGGGCAACAAATTGCAGCAGCAAACTATTACCGCCCCAACAAGCCTGAACTGGTGGCCAACAAAGCCGACTTGAATCGCTTTCCAAAAGTAAAGCTGTTTACGATCGATGAGGTTTTCGGTGGATGGCAAAAAGCTCAGAAAACCCACTTTGAGGACGGTGGTATTTTCGATCAAATCTTCAAGCGTTAATTGTTGGGAGTATTGATCGTGCTTGCGCCCACTTGCATCACTGTGCCCGGTTTGAATGGCAGTGGCCCAGACCACTGGCAAACCTGGGCAGAGAAGGAGATTC
Coding sequences within:
- the pyrF gene encoding orotidine-5'-phosphate decarboxylase; amino-acid sequence: MASNRFSQFSSFPKRLAHSWQHSNSMLCVGLDPDISRMPEGYGTSPAEIERFCIEIVKATAEFACAFKPQIAYFAANRAEAALENILAYANEIAPHATTILDAKRGDIGATAKQYAIEAFERYKADSVTLSPYMGSDSVEPYHAYSDRGLFLLCRTSNPGGNDLQFLNTEKSEPLYQTVAKLATTAWNPHQQVGLVVGATYPEEIKTVRALVGDSPLLVPGIGAQGGDLLNTVKNGLCSQGWGLLINSSRAILYANGTTSFASAAALEARNTRDAIRAAKATALSG
- a CDS encoding PhoH family protein translates to MKAKGSEWHAPEDDNHKLANLCGPVDANLRQIEAALNVKIARRNGTLNVVGDKENAKQAFILINHFFEKSDKPVTADEIQLALVELKNTSTVASPKKEIPVIAGAEEPVVLRTKKGDLQPRTERQKDYLKAVLEHDLTFGIGPAGTGKTYLAVACAVDALERDSVKRIILTRPAVEAGERLGFLPGDLNQKVDPYLRPLYDALYDLAGYDRVQKWFERNVIEIAPLAYMRGRTLSHAFVILDEAQNTTPEQMKMFLTRIGFGSKAVITGDVTQIDLPRGQQSGLVQTQHVLRGVKGIAMTYFTSADVVRHPLVARIVEAYERFHNPERTGTAGETNDE
- a CDS encoding sulfate ABC transporter substrate-binding protein; its protein translation is MNFATLIKKTLGLTAALAISSTAWAKVELLNVSYDPTRELYQEFNPAFAKYWKEKTGETVTIKQSHGGAGKQARAVIDGLEADVVTLALAYDIDAIAEKTGKIPADWQKKLSNNSSPYTSTIVFLVRKGNPKNIKDWDDLVKPGIQVITPNPKTSGGARWNYLAAWGYALKKSGGTEAKAKDFVTTLYKNVPVLDSGARGSTNTFVQRNIGDVFISWENEAFLAINELGKDKFEIIVPSVSILAEPPVALVKGNADRKGTTVVAQAYLDYLYSPVGQQIAAANYYRPNKPELVANKADLNRFPKVKLFTIDEVFGGWQKAQKTHFEDGGIFDQIFKR
- a CDS encoding DMT family transporter, producing the protein MPAAKLSLPQIQLLLGITAIWGLNWPVMKYAVTQYPPLHFRTLCMVFGMVAMWFVARQMKVSLKVPREMWGRLALLCIPNMIGWHLFCILAVKELSSGRAAILGYTMPVWAVLSGLAFAHPVGRRGWIGLSLAMIAAMLLLSSEFAAIAGSPLGVVLMLVAAACWGFGTTLIRHYPTGLHALTFTHAIMPPTIVAMGLAGFWFEGADVGAPQGWSQWWPIFYNAFGVFAFCQVAWFSLAKSLPPIVSSLSIMIIPVVGVMAGSLFLGEVPHWPDFAALVLILGAMAVILVPGRKKAVVG
- a CDS encoding response regulator, translated to MKILLAEDDSLLSEGLSQSLRQAGYAVDCMFKGSDADTALTTMNYDILILDLGLPKMSGLEVLRRLRARGNNMPVLILTAADSVEQRVQGLDAGADDYMAKPFDLKELEARVRALARRGTGGGASIWKHGPLTFDQVGRIAYINDDMLDLSAREVGLLEVLLQRVGRLVSKEQFVDHLCEWGEEVSNNAIEVYIHRLRKKIEVNGVRIATVRGLGYCLEKFVEKEATPDANANANT
- a CDS encoding sensor histidine kinase translates to MAWYKRNPLASGQQQRRSLFGEILDWMLAPLLILWPMSIGVTYLVAKSIANDPFDHILDDKITALAQEVAAQAPSNQFAIPKEALEILLADGTDQLRIQVLGKGGEFLLGDERTLPIPQREARQIGVVNFRDIVVNGEDFRAGHLWIELPTVGENRFMLIQIAETLGKRDGLANEIIKGVILPQFVILPLAVLLVWFGLSRGIAPLNSLLDIIRTRKPDDLSALQTKDTPEELLPVITALNEQLERLEQTIDTQKRFVADAAHQLKTPLAGLRMQVELLSDETDEAAKLRSLRRLKVGTERSTRLVNQLLALARTEAPSVLQFEKLDLTHIARTVTRDFVPEAMNKRIDLGVEVPDHPVYVNGQTLMLTEMMKNLVENALRYTPEEGCVTVRVDDSPQREAIVLEVEDDGPGIPESERNLVFDRFYRVLGTSEDGSGLGLAIVQETAHQHDANVTIHDNPKSSHPDRPGTLMRVSFQPRHRQMED